The following is a genomic window from Marinobacter sp. NP-4(2019).
CAATGATGTTCTGGTGTTGCCCGCTCACCAGGAATGTTTTGTCGGGTTACACGAACGCATTGATGCCCTGATTGCCGAGCAGGAGCGTTCCTTTACAGTGCTCCGTGAGTCACTCAGGGAAAGTCCCAAGCGGGTGGTGGATCTGTTCGGACTGTTATTTTCCAGGCCGATAACCGAAGACGATCCGTTGATCTTCAGTCTGGCCACGGGAGAAGCTCAGGCGTGTTTGAACTACCTCTGGGAGTCCGGCGAACTGGCCTGCTCCGTTGATGCTCAGGGCGTGTGCTGGTACCGGGTCGAATAGATAGCTGGTCTGGTAAAACAGGCCACACCGCATACACTAATTTATACGGAGGCCGCTATGGCACTTGATCGCGATACTCTCAATCAGTTTGTCGACACCGTGCGGCGGTACGTGCGTGATCGCCTGATTCCCCTGGAAATGCAGGTGGCAGAAGAAGACCGCATTCCCGACGACGTCATTGACGAAATGAAGGACATGGGCCTGTTCGGTCTGTCTATTCCAGAGGAGTTTGGCGGCCTCGGGCTGACCATGAGCGAAGAAGTCGCGGTGATTCAGGAAATGGGTTACACGTCGCCGGCGTTCCGCTCGATGTTCGGTACCAATGTCGGCATTGGTTCCCAGGGCATTGTGATTGACGGCACCCCGGAGCAAAAAGCGAAGTACCTGCCATTAATGGCCAGCGGTGAACTGATAGGGTCATTTGCCCTGACGGAACCGGATGCCGGGTCTGATGCCGGCTCGGTGGCGACCACCGCTCGTCGTGATGGTGATCATTACATCATCAATGGTAGCAAGCGCTATATCACCAATGCGCCCCGTGCCGGCGTGTTCACGGTGATGGCCCGCACGGGCACCCGTGAAGAAGGCGGCCGCGGGGTGTCGGCATTTCTGGTGGACGCCAACCTTCCGGGTATCTCCCTTGGCAAGCCTGACAAGAAGATGGGCCAGAAAGGGGCCCACACCTGTGACGTGATTTTCGAGAACGTCCGGGTGCCGGCCGAGGCGCTGATTGGCGGCGTGGAAGGGCAGGGATTCAAGACCGCGATGAAAGTGCTGGATCGCGGCCGTCTGCATATCAGCGCCCTGAGCGTCGGAACCGCCAAGCGTCTGATCGATGAAAGCGTGACATACGCCTCGCAGCGCAAGCAGTTCGGAACCGAGATCGCCAACTTTCAGCTGGTGCAGGCCATGCTTGCCGATAGCCAGACGGAATATTATGCCGGCAAATGCATGGTTGAAGAGACCGCGCGCTCCTACGATGCCGGGGAGCCGGCGTCCATGAATGCGGCGAGTTGCAAGCTCTATTGCACCGAGATGGTTGGCCGGGTTGCGGATCGCGCCGTGCAGGTTCACGGCGGCGCCGGCTATGTC
Proteins encoded in this region:
- a CDS encoding acyl-CoA dehydrogenase family protein, which codes for MALDRDTLNQFVDTVRRYVRDRLIPLEMQVAEEDRIPDDVIDEMKDMGLFGLSIPEEFGGLGLTMSEEVAVIQEMGYTSPAFRSMFGTNVGIGSQGIVIDGTPEQKAKYLPLMASGELIGSFALTEPDAGSDAGSVATTARRDGDHYIINGSKRYITNAPRAGVFTVMARTGTREEGGRGVSAFLVDANLPGISLGKPDKKMGQKGAHTCDVIFENVRVPAEALIGGVEGQGFKTAMKVLDRGRLHISALSVGTAKRLIDESVTYASQRKQFGTEIANFQLVQAMLADSQTEYYAGKCMVEETARSYDAGEPASMNAASCKLYCTEMVGRVADRAVQVHGGAGYVSEYCVERFYRDVRLFRLYEGTSQIQQLVIAKQMIRNAGA